Proteins encoded together in one Leptospira semungkisensis window:
- a CDS encoding DoxX family protein, producing the protein MEIFKYFFRIEDTENRYTVFVRILAGGVFLWEGMIKFLYANQGVGRFTKLGFSQPDMVASFIGGLEILGGLMLILGILTRPLSIVFIGQMLVAMYMTKVPLYFGTSPLPAPQVPPVIGIWAVLHEIRSEYSQLLSCLFLFFAGPGKFSLDAVWKDR; encoded by the coding sequence ATGGAAATATTCAAATATTTCTTCCGAATAGAAGATACCGAAAATCGGTATACCGTTTTCGTTCGAATCCTTGCAGGAGGAGTCTTTCTTTGGGAAGGAATGATCAAATTCCTATATGCAAACCAAGGGGTAGGAAGGTTTACAAAGCTCGGATTTTCTCAACCGGATATGGTTGCGAGTTTTATAGGCGGCCTGGAAATTCTAGGTGGCCTGATGCTGATCCTCGGTATTCTCACAAGGCCTTTGAGCATCGTATTTATCGGTCAGATGTTGGTCGCAATGTACATGACCAAGGTTCCTCTATATTTTGGAACTTCTCCTTTGCCTGCGCCACAAGTTCCGCCAGTCATAGGAATTTGGGCAGTTCTTCACGAAATTCGGTCCGAATATTCTCAGCTATTGAGCTGTTTGTTTCTATTCTTTGCTGGTCCTGGTAAGTTCTCTTTGGACGCAGTTTGGAAGGATCGATAA